Within the Luteimonas sp. JM171 genome, the region GCCAACGAGGCCCGTCACGTGCTGTCGATGGCCGCGGACCTGGGCAAGGTCCTGGCGCTGGAGATCTACACCGCCGCCCAGGCGCTGGACCTGCGGCGGGACATGATCAACGCCGCCCGCGACCTGGCCAGGCGCAGCGATGCCGCCGGCTTCGCCGCGAAAGTGCAGGGCGCGCCCGCGGACGGACATCCGGACCGCGAACGCTTCCTCGAGGAGGTGGAGGCGCTGCGCGCCGAGCTCGCCGACTCCGAAGCATTCCATCCCGGCATCGCGGTATCCGCGGCGCACGCGGTCCTGCGCGAGCACATCGCGTTCCTGGATCGTGACCGGGCCATGGACGGCGACGTGGCCACAGCGGTCAGGCTCGTCGCCGAGGGCGTGCTGCTGGAAGCCGCGCGGAAGGCGGAGGCGGGCGAGGGCGGCTGAGGCCGCCCCCGCCGTCCGGGCCGGGGATATTTCCGAACCGTCGCTGACCGGAGACAGGTCAGGCGGCTTCGCTGATTGACAATGTAATAACGCGCTATTACATTGGCACAATGAAGCAGCGCCCCGACCCCACGCCCCGCCAGGATGCAAACGCGTCCCTGGAGGCGCTCGCCGAGGCGTTTGCAAAGATCGACGACCCCGCCGAGATGAAGGCCTTCCTCCGCGACCTGTGCACGCCCGCGGAGCTGGAAGCCCTGGCCGACCGCTGGCGCGTGGTGCCGCTGCTGATGCAGGGCATTCCCTACCGTGAGATCCACGAGCGCACCGGTGTGAGCGTCACCACCGTCGGGCGCGTTGCCCGCACGATCGAATATGGCGATGGCGGCTATGCGGCCGCCGTGCGCCGCCAGCCCCACCTCGTCCCCTCCCATTGACCCTGTCTCCCATGAGCCCACCCGCCCCCGCGGCGGTGCGCGACCGTCTGCGCATTGCCATCCAGAAAAGCGGCCGCCTCGGCGAGCCGTCCCGTGCCTTGCTCGCCTCCTGCGGCCTCGACTGGCGGGAGAGCCGCGATCGCCTGTTCTGCTATGGCGAGTCGCTGCCTGTAGACCTGCTGCTGGTGCGCGACGACGACATCCCCGGCATGCTCGCCGAGGGCGTCTGCGACCTGGGCATCGTCGGCCGCAACGTCCTGGCCGAGCAGGCCGCCGAGCGCGAGGCCAGGGGCCTTCCGGAGGCCGCCCGCGAGCTGTTTGCGCTCGATTTCGGCGGCTGCCGGCTCGACATCGCCATCCCCGATGCCTGGGAGTGGGAGGGCCCCGCGCAACTGCAGGGCAAGCGGATCGCGACCAGCTATCCCTGGCTGCTCCGGCGATGGCTGGAACGGCAGGGGATCGATGCCGAGGTGGTGGTGCTCTCGGGCTCGGTGGAAATCGCCCCCAGGCTGGGGCAGGCGGACGCAGTCTGCGACCTGGTTTCCAGCGGCGCGACGCTCGCCGCGAACCAGCTGCGTCCGGTGCTGACCCTGCTGGAGAGCGAGTCGGTGCTGGCTGGCGCCGCGCATGCGCCCGCCGGGGCGCGCGGCCGGCTGCAGGAGCAGCTGCTGCGCCGCATGCAGGGCGTGCTGCGGCTCAAGGACAGCCGCCTGCTGATGTTCCAGGCCGAGCGCAGCCGGGTACCGGACGTGCTCAAGCTGCTTCCCGATGCGGATCCTCCCACGATGATGCAGCTCGACGGCCAGGACACGCTGGCGCTGCAGACGCTCTGCCGCGGCACCATGACCTGGCAGCGGCTGGAGGATCTGCGCCAGGCCGGCGCCCGGGGCCTGATGGTGCTGCCCGTTGAGCGGAGCCTGGCGTGAGCGTCGGAGAGACGATTGTGGGCCAGCTGTTGGAGCGGCTGGAATGGTCCGCGCTGGATGAGGCGCAGCGCCGGCGTGCGCTGGCCCGGCCGGTCCAGGCCGTCGAGGACGCCGTCCGCGCGACGGTCGCAGGCCTGATCGAGGAGGTCCGCAACGGCGGTCCCGAGGCGCTGCGCGCGATCACCCGGCGCCTGGACGGGGTGGTGCTCGAAGACCTCGAAGTCGGCGCGGCGGAATTCGCCCGTGCCCAGGCGGGCGTGCCGCCGGCGTTGCAGGCCGCCATGGAGGACGCCGCCGCCCGGATCGAGGCGTTCCACGCCGCCGGCATGGCGCAGCCCTACGCCGTGGAAACGGCGCTCGGGGTGAGGTGCGAGCGGGTCGTACGCCCGATCGCCCGGGTTGGCCTGTACGTGCCTGCGGGCACCGCGCCGCTGCCGTCCACCGCGCTCATGCTGGGCATTCCGGCGCGCCTGGCGGGCTGCGCGCAGGTGGTGATGTGCACGCCGCCGCGCGCCGACGGCAGCGCGGACCCCGCGGTGCTGGTCGCGGCCCGGCTCGCGGGCGTGCAGCGCGTGTTCAAGCTTGGTGGGGCGCAGGCCATCGCCGCGATGGCCCTGGGCCGCGGCGGCGTTCCGGCGTGCGACAAGCTCTTCGGCCCGGGCAACGCGTGGGTCACGGAAGCCAAGCAGCAGCTTGCCCAGACCGGCGCGGTCGCAATCGACATGCCTGCCGGGCCGTCGGAGGTCCTGGTGATCGCCGACGCAGGCGCCACCCCGGCGTTCGTGGCTGCCGACCTGCTGTCCCAGGCCGAACACGGTCCGGACTCGCAGGTCGTGTTGCTGTCGGACAGCGTCGCCCTGCTGGACGCGGTTGAGGCGGAACTTGGATCCCAGCTCTCCCGGCTCCCGCGCGAGGCGATCGCGGCGCGCTCGCTGGCGCACTGCCGGCTGGTCCGGGTGGAGCGACTGGAAGAAGCCTTTGCCGTCAGCAACGCCTACGCGCCTGAGCACCTGATCCTCGCGCTGCGCGATGCCCGCGCCTGGCTGCCGCAGGTCGCGGCGGCGGGGTCCGTGTTCCTCGGTGACCACGCGCCCGAGGCGCTGGGGGATTACTGCAGCGGAACCAACCATGTGCTGCCCACCAACGGCGCGGCCCGGGCGTGGAGCGGGGTTGGGGTGGACAGTTTCCGCAACTTCATCAGCGTGCAGGAAGCCACGGCGGAAGGGATCGGGCGCATCGGTCCGTGTGCGGTGACGCTGGCGGAGGCGGAAGGCCTTGAGGGCCACGCCAACGCGGTGCGGCTGCGGCTGGAGCGCAGCGCATGAGCGGGGTACTGGAACTGGTGCGCGAAGACCTGCGTGATTTCGCCGGCTACGCCTCTGCGCGCAGCGTGACGGCAGCCGGCCCGCTGCGGCTGGACGCCAACGAATCGGCGTGGAGCTCGGCCGCCGATCCCGCCGGCAGCTGCGTCCGCTATCCGGATCCGCAGCCGGACGCGCTGGTCCAGGCCCTGGCTGCGCTGTACGGGTGCGGGCCGGAACGGCTGGTGGTCGGGCGCGGAAGCGACGAGGCGATCGACCTGCTGGTCCGCGCGCTGTGCCGGCCGGGGCGCGACGCCGTGGCCATCACGCCGCCGGTATTCGGCATGTACGCAGTGGCGGTGCGCCTGCATGCGGCCCGGCTGCTGGAAGTGCCGCTGGTGGAGATCGCAGGCGGCTTCGAGGTTGAGTTCGATCGCCTGGCGCAGGTTGCGCTCGAAGGTGGGGCGAGGCTGGTGTTCCTGTGCTCGCCCGGCAATCCCACGGGCAACGCGCTGGCGCTGGAGCGGGTGGCGATGCTGGCCGATGCGCTGCAAGGCCGGGCCCTGGTGGTGGTGGACGAGGCGTATGCGGAGTTTTCCCGCGCTCCTTCGGCAACGGCGCTGCTTGATGCCCACGCGAACATCGCGGTTCTGCGCACGCTCTCCAAGGCCCATGCGCTGGCCGGGGCGCGCATCGGCACGGTGATCGCCGACCCGGGCCTGGCCCGGGTGCTCCGCCGGTGCCAGGCGCCGTACCCGGTGCCGGCGCCCTGCGCGGAGCTGGCGGTCGCGGCGCTGCAGCCGGATGTACTGGCGCGCACCGCCCGGCAGATCGCCACGGTGCGCGCCGAGCGCGCGCGCATGGCCACGAGGATTGCTGCGCTGGGCTGCGTGACCCGGGTGTACCCCTCCGAGGGCAACTTCCTGCTGGTGCGCTTCTCCGATGCCGGCGCGGCGTTCGAGCGCCTCCTGCAGGCCGGGATCGTGGTCCGCGACCAGCGCGCCGCGCCGTCGCTGGGCGACGCGCTGCGCATCACCATCGGCACCCCGGAACAGAACGATCGGGTGCTGCAGGCGCTCGGCGCGCCGGCAACGGAGGCTCCATGAGTACCCCGATCCTGTTTGTTGACCGCGACGGCACCCTGATCGAGGAGCCGTCCGACTTCCAGATCGACGCATACGAAAAGCTGCGCCTGTTCGAAGGCGTGATCCCGGCGCTGCTGAAGCTGCGCGACGCGGGTTACGAGTTCGTCATGGTGAGCAACCAGGACGGCCTGGGCAGCGCGGCCTATCCGCAGGGCGCGTTCGACGGGCCCCATGCGCTGATGATGCAGGTGTTCGAAAGCCAGGGCATTTCCTTCCGCGAAGTACTGATCGATCGCAGCCTGCCTGAAGACAACCTGCCGACGCGAAAGCCCGGCATCGGGCTGGTGCTGCATTACCTGCGTGACCGTGGGATCGACCTGGAGCGCTCGGCGATGGTCGGGGACCGGCCGACGGACATGGAATTCGCCGCCAGCATGGGCATCCGCGGCTTCCAGCTGCGCACCCCGCAGTTCGGCGGGGAATGGGACTGGGCGGGCATCGCCCACGCGCTTGCGGATGCGCCGCGCCGCGCGCGGGTTGAGCGCACCACGCGCGAAACGCAGGTCCGGATCGAGGTCGACCTTGACCAGGTGGCTGAGCCGCGCATCTCGACCGGCCTGGCGTTCTTCGACCACATGCTTGAGCAGGTGGGCAAGCACGGCGGCTTCGCCCTGGCGGTGCAGACCCGCGGCGACCTGCACGTGGATGAGCACCACACCATCGAGGACACCGCGCTGGCGCTGGGCCAGGCCCTGCGCGAAGCACTTGGCGACAAGCGTGGCATCGGGCGCTATGGCTTCACGCTGCCGATGGACGATGCGCTGGCCAGCGCCGCGCTGGATTTCAGCGGACGGGCGTGGCTGGAGTTCGAGGGGTCGTTCCGCCGGGAGAAGGTGGGCGACCTGCCGACGGAGATGGTGCCGCACTTCTTCCGCTCGCTGTGCGACACCGCCGGGCTCAACCTGCACCTGCAGGTGCGCGGCGACAACGACCACCACAAGGTGGAAGCGGCGTTCAAGGCGCTGGCGCGCGCGCTGCGGCAGGCGATCCGGCGCGAGGGCTCGGAGCTGCCCAGCACCAAGGGAGCGCTGTGATGCAGGTGGTGCTGGTGGATGCCGGTGGCGCCAACCTGGGCTCGTTGCGGCAGGCGCTGCTGCGGCTGGGCGTGGAGCCTGTGCTCAGCGGCGATGCGGCGGTGATCCGGGCCGCGGACCGGGTGATCCTCCCGGGGGTGAGCACCGCCGCCAACGTCATGCGCCGGCTGCGCGAGCTCGAACTGGTCGAGGTGCTGCGCTCGCTGAAGGCGCCCCTGCTTGGCGTGTGCGTGGGCATGCAGGTGCTGTTCGAGCATTCCGAGGAAGGCGACGTGCCGTGCCTGGGGCTGTTGCCCGGCCGTGTCGCGCCCCTGGAAGCGGGGCCCGGTGTGCGGGTCCCGCACATGGGCTGGAACCGGCTCCAACCGGTCCGCCGATCCCCGCTCACCCGTGGCATCGATGACGGCGCCTGGGCCTATTTCGTCCATGGCTATGCGACGCCGGTCACCGGCGACTGCGAGCTGGCATGCACGCACGGAGGGCGGTTCGCTGCGGTCGTCCGGCGGGGCAGGGTCGCGGGGGCGCAGTTCCACCCGGAACGCTCCGCGGCGGCCGGCGCACGGCTGCTGCGCAATTTCATCGAGGAGGGCGCGTGAGCGCATTCACCGTTTACCCGGCGATCGACGTCCGCGGCGGCCGTGTGGTCCGGCTGGCCCAGGGCGATTACGCCCGCGCAACACGCTATCCGGGGGACCCGCTGGCGCTGGCCCGCGCCTATGCGGACGCCGGCGCAGGGTGGCTGCACCTGGTGGACCTGGATGCGGCGCGCACGGGTGGTTACACCCTCGAACCCCTGCTGCAGGCACTGCGCCGGGACGGGCGCCTGCAAGTGCAGACCGGGGGCGGCGTGCGTGCAACGGTGGACGTGGCGCGCCTGCTCGAGGCCGGGGCGGCGCGGGTGGTGGTGGGCTCGCTGGCGGTGCGCGAGCCGGCCCTTGTCCGCGGCTGGCTGGATCACTTCGGCCCGGACCGGATCACCGTGGCGCTGGACGCCAGGCTTGATGCACAGGGCGTGTGGCGGCTGCCGGTGCACGGATGGACCCGGACGGGCAACCAGCGGCTGGACGACCTGGTGGGCGAATACGCCGGTGCCGGCCTGCGCCACCTGCTGAGCACCGACATCGACCGGGACGGAATGCTGGCCGGCCCCAACCTGGCCCTTTACGCGCATTTGCGGCGGCTCGCGCCCTCGCTGCGGGTGCAGGCTTCCGGCGGCGTGGCAGCCACGGATGACATTTGCAACGCGCGCGCCGCCGGCTGTGACGGCATCGTGCTGGGCCGGGCGCTGCTGGAAAGCCGCTTCACCCTGGGCCAGGCACTGGAGGCCGCGGCATGTTGAGCAAGCGGATCATCCCGTGCCTGGAC harbors:
- a CDS encoding YerC/YecD family TrpR-related protein, producing the protein MKQRPDPTPRQDANASLEALAEAFAKIDDPAEMKAFLRDLCTPAELEALADRWRVVPLLMQGIPYREIHERTGVSVTTVGRVARTIEYGDGGYAAAVRRQPHLVPSH
- the hisG gene encoding ATP phosphoribosyltransferase codes for the protein MSPPAPAAVRDRLRIAIQKSGRLGEPSRALLASCGLDWRESRDRLFCYGESLPVDLLLVRDDDIPGMLAEGVCDLGIVGRNVLAEQAAEREARGLPEAARELFALDFGGCRLDIAIPDAWEWEGPAQLQGKRIATSYPWLLRRWLERQGIDAEVVVLSGSVEIAPRLGQADAVCDLVSSGATLAANQLRPVLTLLESESVLAGAAHAPAGARGRLQEQLLRRMQGVLRLKDSRLLMFQAERSRVPDVLKLLPDADPPTMMQLDGQDTLALQTLCRGTMTWQRLEDLRQAGARGLMVLPVERSLA
- the hisD gene encoding histidinol dehydrogenase; this encodes MERLEWSALDEAQRRRALARPVQAVEDAVRATVAGLIEEVRNGGPEALRAITRRLDGVVLEDLEVGAAEFARAQAGVPPALQAAMEDAAARIEAFHAAGMAQPYAVETALGVRCERVVRPIARVGLYVPAGTAPLPSTALMLGIPARLAGCAQVVMCTPPRADGSADPAVLVAARLAGVQRVFKLGGAQAIAAMALGRGGVPACDKLFGPGNAWVTEAKQQLAQTGAVAIDMPAGPSEVLVIADAGATPAFVAADLLSQAEHGPDSQVVLLSDSVALLDAVEAELGSQLSRLPREAIAARSLAHCRLVRVERLEEAFAVSNAYAPEHLILALRDARAWLPQVAAAGSVFLGDHAPEALGDYCSGTNHVLPTNGAARAWSGVGVDSFRNFISVQEATAEGIGRIGPCAVTLAEAEGLEGHANAVRLRLERSA
- the hisC gene encoding histidinol-phosphate transaminase; the protein is MSGVLELVREDLRDFAGYASARSVTAAGPLRLDANESAWSSAADPAGSCVRYPDPQPDALVQALAALYGCGPERLVVGRGSDEAIDLLVRALCRPGRDAVAITPPVFGMYAVAVRLHAARLLEVPLVEIAGGFEVEFDRLAQVALEGGARLVFLCSPGNPTGNALALERVAMLADALQGRALVVVDEAYAEFSRAPSATALLDAHANIAVLRTLSKAHALAGARIGTVIADPGLARVLRRCQAPYPVPAPCAELAVAALQPDVLARTARQIATVRAERARMATRIAALGCVTRVYPSEGNFLLVRFSDAGAAFERLLQAGIVVRDQRAAPSLGDALRITIGTPEQNDRVLQALGAPATEAP
- the hisB gene encoding bifunctional histidinol-phosphatase/imidazoleglycerol-phosphate dehydratase HisB, with amino-acid sequence MSTPILFVDRDGTLIEEPSDFQIDAYEKLRLFEGVIPALLKLRDAGYEFVMVSNQDGLGSAAYPQGAFDGPHALMMQVFESQGISFREVLIDRSLPEDNLPTRKPGIGLVLHYLRDRGIDLERSAMVGDRPTDMEFAASMGIRGFQLRTPQFGGEWDWAGIAHALADAPRRARVERTTRETQVRIEVDLDQVAEPRISTGLAFFDHMLEQVGKHGGFALAVQTRGDLHVDEHHTIEDTALALGQALREALGDKRGIGRYGFTLPMDDALASAALDFSGRAWLEFEGSFRREKVGDLPTEMVPHFFRSLCDTAGLNLHLQVRGDNDHHKVEAAFKALARALRQAIRREGSELPSTKGAL
- the hisH gene encoding imidazole glycerol phosphate synthase subunit HisH; translated protein: MMQVVLVDAGGANLGSLRQALLRLGVEPVLSGDAAVIRAADRVILPGVSTAANVMRRLRELELVEVLRSLKAPLLGVCVGMQVLFEHSEEGDVPCLGLLPGRVAPLEAGPGVRVPHMGWNRLQPVRRSPLTRGIDDGAWAYFVHGYATPVTGDCELACTHGGRFAAVVRRGRVAGAQFHPERSAAAGARLLRNFIEEGA
- a CDS encoding 1-(5-phosphoribosyl)-5-[(5-phosphoribosylamino)methylideneamino] imidazole-4-carboxamide isomerase, encoding MSAFTVYPAIDVRGGRVVRLAQGDYARATRYPGDPLALARAYADAGAGWLHLVDLDAARTGGYTLEPLLQALRRDGRLQVQTGGGVRATVDVARLLEAGAARVVVGSLAVREPALVRGWLDHFGPDRITVALDARLDAQGVWRLPVHGWTRTGNQRLDDLVGEYAGAGLRHLLSTDIDRDGMLAGPNLALYAHLRRLAPSLRVQASGGVAATDDICNARAAGCDGIVLGRALLESRFTLGQALEAAAC